One genomic window of Aliiroseovarius sp. M344 includes the following:
- the argS gene encoding arginine--tRNA ligase, producing the protein MNLFADIRSLVIDALNAMTSDGVLPEGLSLDNVTVEPPRDPGHGDMATNAAMVLAKPAKMKPRDIADALAAKLVADDRIDIAEVAGPGFLNLRLAAGVWTGLVQGILDDDRYGRSAMGAGQKVNVEYVSANPTGPLHVGHTRGAVFGDALASLLEYAGHAVTREYYINDGGAQVDVLARSVYLRYLEAHGKQVAFEDGTYPGDYLVPVGQALKDKVGDAYVDKGEQFWLADIREFATEKMLDLIREDLAMLGVKMDVFFSEKSLYGTGRIEGALKALQDRGLIYEGVLEPPKGKTPEDWEPREQTLFRSTEHGDDVDRPVKKSDGNWTYFAPDIAYHYDKVERGFDALIDIFGADHGGYVKRMKAAVSALSDGRVPLDVKLTQLVKLYKNGEPFKMSKRSGNFVTLRDVVEQVGSDVTRFVMLTRKNDAPLDFDFDKVLEQSRDNPVFYVQYAHARVRSVLRKAEAQGITLTNTPKIEDEAEVAVAKKLAEWPRLVEIAARTHEPHRIAFYLYELASDFHALWNRGNDRPELRFLQDGNNDSSAAKIALPRAVAVVISSGLGILGVTPAEEMR; encoded by the coding sequence ATGAACCTGTTTGCCGATATCCGCAGCCTTGTGATCGACGCGCTCAATGCGATGACCTCTGACGGTGTGCTGCCCGAGGGGCTGAGCCTTGACAACGTGACGGTGGAGCCGCCGCGCGATCCGGGGCATGGCGACATGGCAACGAATGCCGCGATGGTATTGGCGAAGCCTGCAAAAATGAAGCCGCGCGACATTGCGGATGCGCTTGCGGCTAAGCTGGTTGCCGATGATCGGATTGACATCGCAGAGGTGGCTGGACCGGGGTTTTTGAACCTGCGGCTGGCGGCTGGCGTCTGGACCGGATTGGTTCAGGGCATTCTGGACGACGATCGCTATGGTCGGTCTGCCATGGGGGCCGGTCAGAAAGTAAACGTTGAATATGTGTCCGCCAACCCAACGGGGCCGCTTCATGTGGGTCACACACGCGGCGCGGTCTTTGGCGACGCTTTGGCGAGCTTGCTGGAATATGCCGGTCACGCCGTGACGCGCGAATATTATATCAACGATGGCGGCGCGCAGGTCGATGTGTTGGCGCGCTCGGTTTACCTTCGGTATCTGGAAGCGCACGGCAAGCAGGTTGCGTTCGAAGACGGCACGTATCCCGGCGATTATCTGGTGCCGGTGGGGCAGGCTTTGAAGGACAAGGTCGGCGACGCCTATGTTGACAAGGGCGAGCAGTTCTGGCTTGCCGACATTCGTGAATTTGCCACTGAAAAGATGCTTGATCTGATCCGCGAAGACCTTGCGATGCTGGGCGTGAAGATGGATGTCTTCTTTTCGGAAAAATCGTTGTATGGCACGGGCCGGATCGAGGGCGCGTTGAAAGCGTTGCAAGACCGTGGCCTGATCTATGAGGGTGTGCTGGAACCACCCAAAGGCAAGACGCCCGAAGATTGGGAGCCGCGCGAGCAGACGCTGTTCAGGTCAACAGAGCATGGCGATGACGTGGATCGCCCGGTCAAGAAATCGGATGGCAACTGGACCTATTTTGCACCAGATATCGCCTATCATTATGACAAGGTCGAACGGGGCTTTGATGCGCTGATTGATATTTTCGGCGCCGACCACGGTGGTTATGTGAAGCGGATGAAGGCGGCTGTATCGGCGCTGTCTGATGGGCGTGTGCCGCTGGACGTCAAGCTGACCCAACTTGTGAAGCTCTATAAGAACGGTGAGCCGTTCAAAATGTCCAAACGTTCGGGCAATTTCGTGACGCTGCGCGATGTGGTCGAGCAGGTGGGGTCCGACGTGACCCGGTTCGTGATGCTGACGCGCAAGAACGACGCGCCGCTCGATTTTGATTTCGACAAAGTGCTGGAGCAGAGCCGGGACAACCCGGTTTTTTATGTGCAATACGCCCATGCGCGGGTGCGCTCGGTGCTGCGAAAGGCCGAGGCGCAGGGCATAACGCTGACAAACACGCCCAAGATTGAGGATGAAGCCGAAGTGGCTGTTGCCAAGAAGCTGGCTGAATGGCCGCGTCTGGTTGAGATTGCCGCACGCACCCACGAACCGCACCGGATTGCGTTCTATCTGTACGAGCTGGCGTCCGATTTCCATGCCCTGTGGAACCGGGGCAATGACAGGCCTGAACTGCGCTTCCTGCAGGATGGCAATAATGACTCATCGGCGGCGAAAATCGCCCTCCCGCGTGCGGTAGCCGTTGTCATTTCGTCAGGGTTGGGTATTTTGGGCGTTACTCCTGCCGAGGAAATGCGCTGA
- a CDS encoding 2'-deoxycytidine 5'-triphosphate deaminase: MKTGVLADRQIRQMVTDGGISASSPILNEQIQPASLDLRLGDTAYRVRASFLPGKSSTVAQRLDELTMHEVSLTGGAVLEKGCVYVVPLMENLRLPKGMTAAASAKSSIGRVDLMTRVITDHGIEFDRVPEGYDGPLYAELCPQSFSVVAQPGQLLNQIIFRQGKTILTDDELRDVHARSPIVSGDPVISDGLGFSVDLKPAKGDLVGYRAKRHTGVVDLSKLAHYTPAEYWEEVRTTDGRIILDPGAFYILVSREAIAIPPECAAEMAPYLAMVGEFRVHYAGFFDPGFGFDAAGGSGSRGVLEVRCHEAPFVLEHGQVVGRLVYERMSEVPEVLYGEDIKSNYQGQGLKLSKHFK, encoded by the coding sequence ATGAAAACCGGCGTATTGGCTGACCGGCAAATTCGGCAGATGGTCACGGATGGTGGCATCTCTGCTTCGTCCCCGATCCTGAACGAACAGATTCAGCCCGCATCTCTGGATTTACGCCTGGGCGACACCGCCTATCGCGTGCGCGCCTCGTTTCTGCCTGGAAAGTCCTCGACCGTGGCCCAGCGGCTGGACGAACTGACCATGCATGAGGTGTCCCTGACAGGGGGCGCAGTTCTGGAAAAAGGCTGCGTTTATGTCGTCCCGTTGATGGAAAACCTGCGTTTGCCCAAGGGAATGACGGCCGCCGCCAGCGCCAAAAGCTCGATCGGGCGCGTCGATCTGATGACCCGGGTGATCACCGACCATGGGATCGAATTTGACCGCGTGCCCGAAGGTTATGACGGGCCGCTTTACGCCGAGCTTTGCCCGCAAAGCTTTTCGGTCGTGGCCCAGCCCGGCCAGCTTTTGAACCAGATTATTTTCCGGCAGGGCAAAACCATCCTGACGGATGACGAATTGCGCGACGTTCACGCGCGCTCCCCTATCGTATCGGGCGATCCCGTGATCTCGGACGGGTTGGGTTTTTCGGTCGACCTGAAGCCCGCCAAGGGTGATCTGGTTGGCTATCGTGCCAAACGGCACACGGGCGTTGTCGACCTGTCAAAGCTCGCCCATTACACCCCTGCGGAGTACTGGGAAGAGGTGCGCACCACAGATGGGCGGATCATCCTTGACCCCGGCGCATTCTATATCCTTGTCAGTCGCGAGGCGATCGCGATCCCGCCCGAATGCGCCGCCGAAATGGCCCCTTACCTTGCAATGGTCGGTGAATTCCGTGTGCACTATGCCGGATTTTTCGACCCCGGGTTTGGCTTTGACGCGGCCGGTGGCTCCGGCTCGCGCGGTGTCTTGGAGGTCCGCTGTCACGAAGCACCTTTCGTGTTGGAGCATGGCCAAGTCGTCGGACGGTTGGTCTATGAACGCATGAGCGAAGTGCCCGAGGTGCTTTATGGCGAAGACATCAAGTCGAATTATCAGGGGCAAGGGCTGAAACTGTCCAAGCATTTCAAATGA
- a CDS encoding SPOR domain-containing protein codes for MAEANWGPGTRQATYQNQYDQGYDPAHRTEPPLMATAPQQSAQYLHPAHGGPQPRFAANGHDPHAGYAAPMAEMTDEDPALASGPAAPGGLGSALNYFGAALSVALIVGLGVWGYKLAVRDVTGIPVVRALEGPMRVQPENPGGQTADHQGFAVNDVQSEGQAAAPADRLVLAPAPDELADEDMTTEVSARADTAPGAALPLHEASAMVPAPEPLPVDPVAAALAIAEQIAADAQQLSGEALDETVVASVAQPPAPEAASDANAVKIIPASVPGVRKSPRPSGRPADLDTRVAAAPAATNTIATVTDVAPDKIAVGTRLVQLGAFDSADVARAEWDKLFVRFEDYLAGKSRVIQQAKSGGKTFYRLRVMGFDDLADARRFCSVLMASKAACIPVVTR; via the coding sequence ATGGCAGAAGCAAACTGGGGTCCCGGGACCCGGCAGGCGACGTATCAAAATCAGTATGATCAGGGCTATGACCCTGCACATCGGACCGAGCCGCCGCTGATGGCCACCGCGCCGCAACAGTCGGCGCAATATCTGCATCCGGCACATGGTGGACCGCAACCGCGTTTTGCGGCCAACGGTCACGATCCGCATGCGGGTTATGCCGCGCCGATGGCTGAAATGACCGACGAAGATCCTGCTTTGGCTTCTGGCCCGGCCGCGCCCGGTGGACTGGGCTCGGCATTGAATTATTTTGGAGCGGCCCTTTCGGTCGCGTTGATTGTCGGGTTAGGCGTTTGGGGCTACAAGCTGGCTGTGCGCGACGTAACTGGCATTCCCGTGGTGCGCGCCCTGGAAGGTCCGATGCGTGTGCAGCCCGAAAACCCTGGCGGCCAAACCGCAGATCACCAAGGCTTTGCAGTGAATGATGTGCAATCCGAAGGGCAGGCCGCTGCCCCCGCGGATCGATTGGTTCTGGCCCCCGCCCCGGATGAATTGGCGGACGAGGATATGACAACTGAGGTTTCAGCGCGTGCAGACACCGCACCGGGAGCTGCCTTGCCGTTACACGAGGCGTCGGCGATGGTGCCTGCACCCGAGCCGCTGCCGGTTGATCCAGTGGCCGCCGCGCTTGCCATTGCCGAGCAAATCGCCGCAGACGCCCAACAACTGTCCGGCGAGGCGTTGGACGAAACCGTTGTCGCCTCTGTCGCGCAACCACCTGCACCAGAGGCAGCATCAGATGCCAATGCTGTGAAAATCATACCCGCATCGGTGCCCGGCGTGCGCAAGTCGCCGCGCCCGTCAGGTCGCCCGGCCGATCTTGATACCCGCGTCGCAGCCGCGCCCGCGGCCACCAATACGATCGCGACAGTCACAGACGTCGCACCAGACAAGATCGCAGTTGGCACTCGGCTGGTTCAGCTTGGCGCATTCGATAGCGCCGATGTCGCCCGTGCCGAGTGGGACAAGCTGTTTGTTCGGTTCGAAGATTATCTTGCCGGGAAGTCGCGGGTCATTCAGCAGGCCAAATCAGGTGGCAAGACGTTCTATCGCCTGCGCGTTATGGGATTTGACGACCTTGCCGACGCGCGTCGGTTCTGCTCGGTCCTGATGGCGTCGAAAGCCGCCTGCATCCCGGTTGTGACGCGTTAG
- a CDS encoding segregation and condensation protein A produces MNETEEFESDAMSVSERLAAEALIVDVEGFEGPLDLLLTLSRTQKVDLRKVSVLELAEQYLGFVEKARHLRIELAADYLVMAAWLAFLKSRLLLPPDPSEEGPSGEELAAHLAFQLERLQGMRDVAAKLMARDQLGRDFFARGIPEDVTRVRRVTYTATLLDLMQGYARIRTKDEFRPFVMDRDAVMTLEQALERMRGLIGYAGDWTDLTSYLPDGWQTDPARRRSATAANFAASLELAKRGAIELRQGEVFTPIQIRRKTHDG; encoded by the coding sequence ATGAACGAGACTGAGGAGTTTGAAAGCGACGCGATGTCGGTCTCGGAGCGCTTGGCGGCCGAGGCTCTGATCGTTGATGTCGAGGGGTTTGAAGGCCCTCTTGACCTGTTGCTGACCCTCAGTCGCACTCAGAAAGTCGACTTGCGCAAAGTCTCGGTGCTGGAACTGGCCGAGCAGTATCTGGGCTTCGTAGAAAAAGCGCGGCATCTGCGTATTGAACTGGCGGCCGACTATCTGGTGATGGCGGCTTGGTTGGCGTTTCTGAAATCCCGCCTGCTGTTGCCGCCCGACCCCTCCGAAGAGGGGCCGTCTGGTGAAGAACTGGCCGCGCATCTTGCGTTTCAACTGGAACGTTTGCAGGGGATGCGCGATGTGGCGGCAAAGCTGATGGCGCGCGACCAACTGGGCCGTGATTTCTTTGCCCGCGGCATTCCCGAAGATGTAACCCGTGTGCGGCGCGTGACCTATACCGCGACGCTTCTGGACCTGATGCAAGGCTATGCGCGTATCCGCACCAAGGACGAATTTCGCCCCTTTGTCATGGACCGTGATGCGGTCATGACGTTGGAGCAGGCGCTAGAGCGGATGCGGGGCCTGATTGGTTATGCCGGGGATTGGACAGACCTGACCTCGTACCTGCCGGACGGCTGGCAAACCGACCCCGCGCGCCGCCGTTCAGCCACAGCCGCCAACTTTGCCGCGTCGCTGGAACTTGCCAAACGCGGCGCGATAGAGCTTAGACAGGGGGAGGTTTTCACCCCCATTCAAATCCGCAGGAAGACACATGACGGATGA
- a CDS encoding MerR family transcriptional regulator: MDKKSPDAFRTISEVAEWLGVPTHVLRFWESRFSQVKPVKRAGGRRYYRPNDMELLGGIRKLLHEDGMTIRGVQKLLREEGVKHVAGMSPPLDSDEMRDITPSNVVPLASKSAQDDAQADAESAAIQDAQTVEDEAAPEVAPEPKAEGEVEVEATPDAAVHEETTTPDAPPTQPSFGSERVATAAETTSPEGMADTPPPTAPELPGMQGDAESVEAKPDQTPDQTPDATPAPAPLADISHIPADPSDDDGRAAAPLSIALRHARNSGTDAHIAALQALADRLESLGTQMGSQPGQTS; this comes from the coding sequence ATGGATAAGAAGTCTCCCGACGCCTTCCGCACCATCAGCGAGGTGGCAGAATGGCTGGGCGTGCCGACCCATGTGCTCCGGTTCTGGGAAAGCCGTTTCAGTCAGGTTAAACCTGTCAAACGCGCTGGAGGGCGGCGGTATTATCGTCCGAATGATATGGAGCTTCTGGGCGGCATCAGGAAGCTTCTGCACGAAGACGGCATGACCATTCGAGGCGTGCAAAAGCTGTTGCGCGAAGAAGGCGTGAAACATGTGGCGGGCATGTCCCCCCCGCTCGACAGCGATGAGATGCGCGATATAACGCCATCAAACGTTGTGCCCTTGGCGAGCAAATCCGCGCAAGATGACGCACAAGCCGACGCGGAAAGCGCTGCGATCCAAGACGCGCAGACGGTGGAGGATGAGGCGGCACCGGAAGTTGCGCCTGAACCAAAGGCTGAGGGCGAGGTTGAGGTTGAAGCAACCCCAGACGCGGCTGTGCACGAGGAAACAACCACCCCGGATGCCCCCCCCACGCAACCGTCTTTCGGGTCTGAGCGTGTGGCAACTGCGGCGGAGACCACATCGCCCGAAGGTATGGCCGACACACCACCGCCCACCGCCCCCGAACTGCCCGGGATGCAGGGCGACGCCGAGTCCGTAGAGGCCAAACCAGACCAGACGCCTGACCAGACACCCGATGCGACGCCAGCGCCCGCGCCATTGGCTGACATCTCGCATATTCCCGCCGACCCCAGCGACGACGACGGGCGCGCGGCCGCACCGCTGTCAATCGCGTTGCGACACGCCCGCAATTCCGGCACCGACGCGCATATCGCTGCGCTGCAGGCGCTTGCCGACCGGCTGGAGTCACTCGGCACACAGATGGGCAGCCAGCCCGGACAAACCTCTTAA
- a CDS encoding glycoside hydrolase family 3 N-terminal domain-containing protein gives MQRQGAYIFGCEGLRLTPAERAFYERAQPWGFILFARNVESPDQIRALTAELRGAVGRDVPVFIDQEGGRVARMTGPHWREWLPALDQVMLNKREAQRTLYLRYRLIADELLAVGIDGNCAPVADIANADTHPILRNRCYGEDVVRVAERAGMVAQALLEGGVLPVVKHIPGQGRANLDSHEELPRVKTKTKELGRTDFMAFEPLAGLPIGMTAHIVYEDIDAEHPATQSPKVIQLIRDRIGFGGLLMTDDLSMQALSGPLSLRARRSLQAGCDIVLHCNGVLEQMEEVADATGPLDGLALERADAALEWRSPPDPIDISALDAEFQSLMTGQGSERAADERD, from the coding sequence ATGCAACGGCAGGGTGCGTATATCTTCGGTTGCGAAGGGCTACGGCTCACCCCAGCTGAACGCGCTTTTTATGAACGCGCCCAACCGTGGGGCTTCATCTTATTTGCACGCAATGTGGAAAGCCCTGATCAGATCCGAGCGCTGACCGCTGAGTTGCGCGGGGCGGTCGGGCGTGATGTTCCGGTGTTTATAGATCAAGAAGGCGGGCGTGTGGCGCGCATGACCGGACCGCACTGGCGCGAATGGTTGCCCGCATTGGATCAGGTGATGCTGAACAAACGCGAGGCACAGCGCACCCTTTACCTTCGCTATCGATTGATTGCCGACGAATTGCTGGCGGTTGGGATCGACGGAAATTGCGCACCGGTTGCCGATATTGCCAATGCTGACACGCATCCGATCCTGCGCAATCGCTGCTATGGTGAAGATGTTGTGCGCGTGGCGGAACGGGCCGGTATGGTCGCCCAAGCGTTGCTAGAGGGCGGCGTCTTGCCCGTGGTCAAGCATATCCCTGGTCAGGGTCGGGCAAATCTGGACAGCCATGAAGAACTGCCACGCGTCAAGACCAAGACCAAGGAACTGGGCCGCACTGATTTTATGGCGTTCGAACCTTTGGCCGGGCTGCCTATCGGGATGACCGCCCATATCGTTTACGAAGATATCGACGCCGAACATCCTGCCACTCAAAGCCCCAAGGTGATCCAGCTGATCCGTGATCGGATCGGGTTTGGTGGCCTGTTGATGACCGATGATCTGTCGATGCAGGCGCTGTCGGGGCCGTTGTCATTACGCGCGCGCCGGTCGTTGCAGGCCGGTTGTGATATTGTTCTGCATTGCAATGGCGTGTTGGAACAAATGGAAGAGGTTGCCGATGCGACCGGACCGTTGGACGGCCTGGCTTTAGAACGGGCTGATGCAGCGCTTGAATGGCGTAGCCCCCCCGATCCCATTGACATTTCCGCGCTTGACGCCGAGTTTCAGAGCCTGATGACGGGTCAGGGATCTGAACGAGCGGCGGATGAACGAGACTGA
- a CDS encoding HesB/IscA family protein has product MTLPPTVTERAFARLAEIGAGAQGKALRVAVEGGGCSGFQYDILLDDPAEGDLILKGAGEQVVVDEVSLPFLTNATIDFTEELIGARFIVNNPNATASCGCGTSFSM; this is encoded by the coding sequence CTGACCCTGCCCCCAACCGTCACCGAACGCGCCTTCGCGCGGCTGGCCGAGATCGGCGCGGGCGCCCAGGGCAAAGCCTTGCGCGTGGCTGTCGAAGGCGGCGGCTGTTCGGGCTTTCAATATGACATCTTGCTGGACGATCCTGCCGAAGGTGATCTGATCCTAAAAGGCGCTGGCGAACAGGTTGTGGTGGATGAGGTGTCCCTGCCCTTTCTGACCAACGCGACGATTGATTTCACCGAGGAACTGATCGGCGCGCGGTTTATCGTCAACAACCCGAATGCCACGGCGTCCTGCGGCTGCGGCACATCTTTCTCGATGTAA
- a CDS encoding deoxyguanosinetriphosphate triphosphohydrolase — MLAIYATHPDQSRGRLHDEGESAFREPFQRDRDRIIHSSAFRRLKHKTQVFVEHEGDYFRTRLTHSIEVAQVARTIAGALGLNSHLTEAVALAHDLGHTPFGHTGEDALNAMMVPFGGFDHNAQALKIVTSLERHYAEWDGLNLTWETLEGIAKHNGPVVGELPYALADYNARHDLELHTHAGAEAQAAALADDIAYNNHDLHDGLRAGLFTLDEIAALPIIGPAVAEVDATYPDLDAGRRQHEALRRVFGVMVEDVLTTSQALIAEADPRSVEDVRALDHAVIQFSPGLWADLKVIRAFLFTRMYRAPSVVAMRERVTHVVEELFAHFQAVPSDLPAEWRAEIEAANSDTRLARLVADYIAGMTDRFALQEHTRLGLGG; from the coding sequence ATGCTCGCCATTTATGCAACGCATCCTGATCAAAGCCGGGGGCGGCTTCATGACGAAGGCGAAAGCGCTTTTCGCGAACCGTTTCAGCGCGACCGGGACCGTATCATCCACAGCTCGGCTTTTCGCAGGTTGAAGCACAAGACACAGGTTTTTGTGGAGCATGAGGGGGATTATTTCAGGACCCGGCTGACCCACTCGATCGAAGTGGCGCAGGTGGCCCGCACCATTGCAGGCGCCTTGGGGTTGAACAGTCACCTGACCGAAGCCGTCGCGCTGGCCCATGATCTGGGGCATACGCCCTTTGGGCATACGGGCGAAGACGCGCTGAACGCGATGATGGTCCCGTTTGGCGGCTTTGATCACAACGCGCAAGCCTTGAAAATTGTCACCTCTCTGGAACGTCATTATGCCGAATGGGATGGGTTGAACCTGACTTGGGAAACCCTTGAAGGGATTGCGAAACATAACGGCCCGGTGGTGGGTGAACTGCCTTATGCGCTGGCCGACTACAATGCGCGCCATGATCTTGAGCTGCACACCCACGCAGGTGCCGAGGCACAGGCCGCCGCCCTGGCTGATGATATCGCTTACAACAATCACGACCTTCATGATGGGTTGCGCGCAGGGTTGTTCACTTTGGACGAGATTGCAGCTCTGCCCATTATCGGACCTGCCGTCGCAGAAGTGGACGCGACCTATCCCGATTTGGACGCGGGTCGTCGTCAACACGAAGCCCTGCGCCGCGTGTTCGGCGTGATGGTCGAGGACGTGCTGACAACGTCGCAGGCGCTTATAGCCGAGGCCGATCCGCGATCTGTCGAGGATGTCCGCGCGTTGGATCACGCGGTTATTCAGTTTTCGCCCGGCCTGTGGGCTGATCTGAAAGTAATCCGCGCCTTCCTGTTCACCCGTATGTACCGTGCGCCCAGTGTGGTCGCGATGCGTGAGCGGGTGACCCATGTTGTCGAAGAATTATTTGCTCATTTTCAGGCAGTGCCGTCAGACCTTCCCGCCGAATGGCGGGCCGAGATCGAAGCGGCGAACAGTGACACGCGGCTGGCGCGGCTGGTCGCTGACTATATCGCCGGGATGACGGATCGTTTTGCCTTGCAAGAGCACACCCGGTTGGGGTTGGGCGGTTAG
- the pssA gene encoding CDP-diacylglycerol--serine O-phosphatidyltransferase, producing the protein MNKPLEPAKQTEIRLIYLLPNLLTVAAICAGLTAVRFGYEGNFEMAVQLVLAASILDGLDGRLARLMNRSTAVGAELDSLADFLNFGVAPVLILHSWALNEVSRAGWIAVLFYAICCVLRLARFNVSSRLQTDKPSSDFFVGVPSPAGAILVMLPMVISFAVTDLPATPPIFIAFYTCLIGLLMISRMPTYSFKDMTIHRANAKYFLLGTAILAAALLTYLWATLALLTFAYISCLVWAHRTYRKSKTTEG; encoded by the coding sequence ATGAACAAACCGTTAGAACCAGCAAAACAAACCGAAATTCGTCTGATTTATCTGCTGCCAAATCTGCTGACCGTGGCCGCGATTTGCGCCGGATTGACCGCGGTCCGATTTGGGTATGAGGGCAACTTCGAAATGGCTGTTCAACTCGTTCTGGCAGCCAGTATCCTTGATGGTTTGGATGGCCGATTGGCGCGGTTGATGAACCGGTCCACCGCTGTGGGTGCCGAGCTTGATTCACTGGCCGATTTTTTGAACTTTGGGGTCGCGCCGGTCCTGATTTTACACAGTTGGGCGCTGAACGAAGTGTCACGCGCAGGTTGGATTGCCGTATTGTTTTATGCAATTTGCTGCGTTTTGCGCCTTGCGCGCTTCAATGTCAGCAGCCGTTTGCAAACCGACAAGCCGTCTTCTGATTTCTTTGTCGGGGTCCCCTCGCCTGCAGGCGCAATTCTGGTGATGTTGCCGATGGTCATCTCTTTCGCGGTGACCGACCTGCCGGCGACCCCGCCGATATTCATTGCATTTTACACCTGTCTGATCGGGTTGCTGATGATCAGCCGTATGCCGACATATTCGTTCAAGGACATGACCATCCATCGCGCCAACGCCAAATACTTCCTTTTGGGAACCGCGATTTTGGCCGCGGCGCTGTTGACCTATCTCTGGGCGACGCTCGCGTTGCTGACCTTTGCCTATATCAGTTGCCTTGTCTGGGCGCACCGCACATATCGCAAGTCAAAGACAACTGAAGGATAG
- a CDS encoding phosphatidylserine decarboxylase, whose translation MKMRDTFLKPMHPEGRKFVGIFAAITVILFFLWTVLGWIGVGLTIWCYYFFRDPVRVTPTREGLIVSPADGIVSLIEKAVPPAELGMSDMALTRVSVFMSVFNCHVNRAPIAGEIAAIAYRPGKFFNASLDKASSDNERNSLCINMADGRQLAVVQIAGLVARRIVCFSAKGDTVRTGQRFGLIRFGSRLDVYLPDGVEPMVNLGQTMVAGETVLADLVATEPARDGLAD comes from the coding sequence ATGAAAATGCGCGACACATTCCTGAAGCCAATGCATCCAGAGGGGCGCAAATTTGTTGGCATTTTTGCCGCCATCACGGTCATACTTTTCTTCCTTTGGACTGTTTTGGGCTGGATTGGGGTTGGTCTAACGATTTGGTGTTATTACTTTTTCCGAGATCCTGTGCGTGTCACCCCGACCCGTGAGGGCCTGATCGTCAGTCCCGCGGATGGTATCGTTTCGCTTATTGAAAAAGCCGTCCCACCTGCCGAACTTGGCATGTCCGATATGGCCCTGACCCGCGTCAGCGTGTTCATGAGCGTCTTTAACTGCCATGTGAACCGTGCGCCGATCGCCGGAGAGATCGCGGCGATTGCCTATCGGCCCGGTAAATTTTTCAATGCCTCTCTGGACAAAGCCAGTTCCGATAACGAACGCAACAGCCTGTGCATCAACATGGCCGATGGCCGACAGCTGGCCGTCGTGCAAATTGCCGGATTGGTCGCGCGGCGGATCGTGTGTTTCTCGGCCAAAGGCGACACGGTGCGCACTGGGCAACGGTTTGGCCTGATCCGCTTTGGCTCGCGGTTGGATGTCTATCTGCCCGATGGTGTGGAACCGATGGTCAATCTGGGGCAAACCATGGTCGCGGGCGAAACCGTCCTTGCCGATCTTGTCGCAACTGAGCCGGCGCGCGATGGCTTGGCGGATTGA
- the scpB gene encoding SMC-Scp complex subunit ScpB, translating to MTDDVTRDEVTPEDGGSAPNDSLFEAPPIGEQERMVEAILFASAEPVTVKELEARMPHGSDAAEALVYLRKRYEGRGVGVVKVGDAWAIRTAPDLGYLMQKETVETRKLSRAAIETLAIIAYHQPVTRAEIEEIRGVSVSRGTIDQLIEMEWIRFGRRRMTPGRPVTFVVTQIFMDHFGLESARDLPGLKELRSAGLLESRPPPGAMPGPDTEEEDESQEGQSELFED from the coding sequence ATGACGGATGATGTAACGCGTGACGAAGTGACCCCCGAAGATGGTGGAAGCGCCCCCAATGACAGCCTGTTTGAGGCCCCGCCGATAGGCGAACAGGAACGCATGGTGGAAGCCATCTTGTTTGCTTCGGCCGAGCCCGTGACTGTGAAAGAGCTGGAAGCTCGAATGCCACATGGATCAGATGCCGCCGAAGCTCTGGTGTACCTTCGCAAACGATACGAAGGGCGTGGCGTTGGGGTCGTGAAGGTGGGCGACGCCTGGGCAATCCGTACGGCGCCGGACCTTGGGTACCTGATGCAGAAAGAAACGGTCGAGACGCGCAAACTGTCGCGTGCCGCCATCGAAACGTTGGCGATCATCGCCTATCACCAGCCGGTCACCCGCGCCGAGATCGAAGAAATCCGCGGTGTCTCGGTCAGTCGTGGGACGATTGATCAGCTGATCGAGATGGAGTGGATCCGGTTTGGCCGTCGTCGCATGACACCCGGTCGCCCGGTGACTTTTGTCGTTACGCAGATTTTCATGGATCATTTCGGCCTGGAAAGCGCACGCGATCTGCCGGGGCTAAAAGAATTGCGCTCTGCCGGGCTTCTTGAAAGCCGCCCGCCGCCCGGTGCAATGCCCGGCCCGGATACGGAAGAAGAAGATGAAAGCCAAGAAGGGCAGTCAGAGTTGTTCGAGGATTGA